The region CTTTGATCTCAGTGTCATTCCTCTTTTTCCGACGGCCCTAGCCATGATGGCCTCCCGCGGGATCGCTTCCATGGCCCTGGCCTACTTCGCCTTCGAGGACCTCCCCCAAACCACGGAAAGCTTCGATCCTGGAGTACTTCGCCGAGGCCGCCGAGCTGCTCATGTCCCGCGAGGGCGTGATCCCCGACAGGTGCGGGATCGTGGCCGTGAGCAAGGCGGCGGACATCGCCTTCACCTTGGCCACGTGGGTGCCCGAGGTCAAAGCCGTGGTGAGCATCAGCGGCTCGCCCGTCGCCTACGACTCCGTCATCACCTACCAGGGAAAGACCCTCCTCGAGGGCTTCAAGATGGACCTGAGCTTCATCCGGCTGGACGAGCACGGCCGGCTCTTCCCGCTCCGGGAGATGATCCAGCTGCTCACGCCCGACCACCCGCAGTTCATCCCCATCGACCTGGCGGACGACGACACCTACTTCCTGGTCGTGGGCGGCGACGACGACGCCTGGTCCTGCGACATTCCCGTCCACAGCGTCCGGGAGCGAATGGAGACGTTCGGCCGGACGGAGAAGCTGGAGACGAAAGTGTACCCGGGAGCGGGTCACATCCTGGAGCCTCCGTACGGCGCCCTCATCCACCACTCGTACCACAGACACCTTCCCGTcgtgggcggcgagggcgggaCCGAGAGGGTCACGGGTGTGCCTATCCTCTGGGGAGGGCGGCCATTAGAACACTGCGTTGCGCAGGAGGATCTGTGGCCGCGGATGAGAAATTTTCTCGTGAAGCACGTTCGAGACGAGAGTCCTTGGTATCAACAGCACAAGAAAGATTGATGCCCTGGTTCGCGGCACTGTAAAAGACATTTAGTGAAATCactgtttacatatatactttattaacATCAGATCTCTAGAGGTAATACCAAGGAAAGTAATAAACGAGTATGGTTCACTGGAAATCTCAACGTACAGTATTATAATAAAGAAGCAATTTTATATGGCTTTTTAATGCCCTTGAAATCAAATATAAATTCAACTCCTGTAGTTAGTAACGAGAAATCATAATctgaaaaatcatcatcatttgtctCGATCTAGTATTACAATGAGGTGATTACCGGGGCATAAAACTCGGCAgcagtttttttattgttgcggGTTCGAGGGTTGATTATGATATAGTTCTCTGGCATTGTATCCGATGAGGTTAAAGGATTACAATCCAAAGGTCGAAAACTGAGAGTCTGGAAAAGTAATTGATGAAGTTTGTagcaaaattgtttttatttctctctctctctctctctctctctctctctctctctctctctctctctctctctctctctctctcctctctctctctctctctccgatttaATAATTCAGAttgctacttaaaaaaaaaaaaaaaaaaaaaaaataccgtgtGTATGGTCACAGTCAAACATATACGAGCCAATAAGCACTCAAAAAAACTCATACTCACACTGTACCTCTCCTCCAGTTCTGTTCCCACGCACACTATGTCACCGACGTCGAAGGAAAGCTGGACGTGAGCGTAGCGGAAGCTGTGGGCGGCTCGTACAACGGCGTCTTTCCCGCGGGTCTTTTAACTACGCTGTCGCCGGCGCCTCACGAACTGCCGACGCTGAGACTGTATCGCCGGAACACGGAGTTGCCGTGGAAGGTTTGTCGAGCAGAGCGCTGTGCGATCAATGAATGTGTTGCTCATGGGTTTCATTTGTGTTGCATGTTGACATTAtgtttttgcattatatatatatatatatatatataaatatatatatatatatatatatatatatatatatatatatatatagagagagagagagagagagagagagagagagagagagagagagagagaggagtattatggagtagttgtttagttttatccatttttttggggggtatagcATTTTGGCAAATTATTATCTTACATTGCCATGAAAAATAAACCGTAAGAATAAGCCTTAGCACACCTTAATGAATAAATTCGTGTGACACTTCGCCAGATCCTCATCCGGGTCCTGGATGGCCACCAGCCTCGAGGGGCGCAACATGAGACTCCTGTCAGAGCTGGAGTTGGAGCGCCAGCTCGTGGGCCCCGGCGTGCGACGCGTGCAGGTGCGGGAGGGAAAGATCCGCGGGGCCCTGTACCTTCCGCCTGGCCCCGGGCCTTTCCCGGGCATCGTGGATATGTTCGGCACAGTCGGCGGCGTCATGGAATTCAGATCAGGTGTCAAACGCTTTCCTTTAGCTTCTAGAATATAACAGCTATGGCTATtccttgtatatctatctatctatctatctatctatctatctatctatctattattatatatatatatatatatatatatatatatatatatatatatatatatatattgtgttcctGCATTTAATTTGCTTTTGCGTGTCTTGGTAGCCATGTTAGCATCCAGAGGATTCGCAAGCTTAGCCCTGGCCATCTTCAACTACGACGATTTGCCGAAAACGACGTCCCGCATCGACCTCGACTACTTCGAGGAGGCCGTGGAATACCTGCTCTCCCGGCCGGAGGTCATTCCCGACCGGTGCGGCGCCGTGGCCATCAGCAAGTCGGGGGACATCGTGTTCAGCATGGGCACGGCCTTCCCCGCCGTGAAGGCCGTTGTGGGCATAAGCTCGTGTACTATGGTGTTCCATTCGAAGTTCTTCTACAAGGGCAAGTTCTACGGCAAGGGCGTGGAGGTGCCCTTGTCTTTCATGAAGCGAGACGAGGCCGGCGCTGTGTCCGCCGACATGACCTACCTGTTCGACCCGGACAACCCGCTCATGATCCCCGTGGAGCGCGCCGACGACGAGACGCACTTCCTGGTGGCCGTGGGCGACGACGACCCGTGGGGCTTCCGCGCGAGCATCCCGGCCTTCCGCGAGCGGATGCTCCGGAACAACAGGAGGAACTTCGAGACCATCCTGTACCCGGGCACGGGGCACATCATCGAGCCTCCCTACGGCCCGCTCATCCACAGCTCCTTCCAGCGCCACATTCCCAGCAAGGAGCGCCACGAGGAGTTCGACAAGGGCGCGGCCATGAAGTGGGGAGGGAAGCCCAAGCCGACGTGCGACGCCCAGGTGGACCTGTGGCGCCGCATGCGGGCCTTCCTCATGCAGCACGTCCGGGACGAGAGCCACTGGTACCAGGCGTATCTCCAGGAACGAAGAGGatagggggggtgaaggaggcggggttgttgttgttgttgttatcatttaatataaaatattttgactgGGGACAGGGTGGCAAAGGCAAGCAGCTCAGGAGGTCAGAAACAGTAGTCATTGACAGAGGGAACGAAGGAGATAAAAATACCATGGCACAAAtatcaacaaaattttaaaagttggaaaaaaataaaaccaaaaatattatcGCATTCGAAAAATTTCATAGCGATGGAATAATGACTACTTACTGTTTTCCTATCTAATGAGACAATTAACATGAATTTTTCATTTACCTCTAAGCAGGGAGAGCATCTCCCACATACCCTTGTTTTTACTGATCAATATTTTTGATGTCAAGGATTTGCActgtaataaaatgtattttatataaagtttaactttaaagtttaatttgatatgtgtatatatatttgtcctattTTCTGTCAACGAACAACCTCGTTCGAATAATCAAGATATGAAAAAGATGCTTAGTAAATATGACTTTTCCCATGTATGATGCGATATTTTGTACAACATTTGAGAATATATAGCCTTATGGCTTGAATTTCTATCTAAAGACGGAACTAAatgttattatgttttgtgttcaATTGTTTAAAGCACCTTTATAACTGAATTTTGTTAGATATGGTTCTCTGCTTTGCTggaatatctttattttatttcattattaaggaTTAAGTACATTTTGCTTCCTGATAGATTTCCCGTCAAAGCTTCGCGGAAGTTTTGACACAAACATTCGCCCACATCACGGTATTCGACACTATCATATCTGTGCTTTTTCtagtcgcgtgtgtgtgtgggcgtgtcgaTGTTTGTACGCGCGCGGacctgtgtgcatgtgcgtgtgagtgtga is a window of Penaeus monodon isolate SGIC_2016 chromosome 36, NSTDA_Pmon_1, whole genome shotgun sequence DNA encoding:
- the LOC119595450 gene encoding LOW QUALITY PROTEIN: acyl-coenzyme A thioesterase 1-like (The sequence of the model RefSeq protein was modified relative to this genomic sequence to represent the inferred CDS: deleted 1 base in 1 codon), with the translated sequence MTKICALTSVLKGRLGALKLCTPVQSIFPLIRSLSVTPGARDTSQGPWLSATPRVCLHDVPTILRAGGLKPNTPVTLTADLTDENGKQFCSHAHYISDADGEVNVGVAPSVGGSYKGVFPAGLLTTLAPAPHEFPLLRLYRRNPQLPWKISVRVLEGHQPLGTQQEAASEVELERHLMGRGVRRVPVREGRVRATLFLPPGPGPFPGVIDMFGTAGGLMEFRAAMMASRGIASMALAYFAFEDLPQTTESFDLEYFAEAAELLMSREGVIPDRCGIVAVSKAADIAFTLATWVPEVKAVVSISGSPVAYDSVITYQGKTLLEGFKMDLSFIRLDEHGRLFPLREMIQLLTPDHPQFIPIDLADDDTYFLVVGGDDDAWSCDIPVHSVRERMETFGRTEKLETKVYPGAGHILEPPYGALIHHSYHRHLPVVGGEGGTERVTGVPILWGGRPLEHCVAQEDLWPRMRNFLVKHVRDESPWYQQHKKD
- the LOC119595626 gene encoding acyl-coenzyme A thioesterase 1-like: MVHWKSQRTFCSHAHYVTDVEGKLDVSVAEAVGGSYNGVFPAGLLTTLSPAPHELPTLRLYRRNTELPWKVCRAERCAINECVAHGSSSGSWMATSLEGRNMRLLSELELERQLVGPGVRRVQVREGKIRGALYLPPGPGPFPGIVDMFGTVGGVMEFRSAMLASRGFASLALAIFNYDDLPKTTSRIDLDYFEEAVEYLLSRPEVIPDRCGAVAISKSGDIVFSMGTAFPAVKAVVGISSCTMVFHSKFFYKGKFYGKGVEVPLSFMKRDEAGAVSADMTYLFDPDNPLMIPVERADDETHFLVAVGDDDPWGFRASIPAFRERMLRNNRRNFETILYPGTGHIIEPPYGPLIHSSFQRHIPSKERHEEFDKGAAMKWGGKPKPTCDAQVDLWRRMRAFLMQHVRDESHWYQAYLQERRG